The following are encoded together in the Gloeocapsa sp. DLM2.Bin57 genome:
- a CDS encoding glycosyltransferase: MILLKLLLWIPTIIISINILVLFIECLSALWFKNKDNGDNQAVNTDYRLIIPAHNEASCLGKTLESLVTQVNQPEQILVIADNCTDATAVIAREYGVTVVERFNTEKRGKGYALAYGLQQLEANPPEVVLFFDADCLVGENTVKELTQKAIATGKPIQALYLMEKPEQPTPKDTISAFAFLVKNWVRPLGLTTLGLPCLLTGTGMAFPWGVINQVSLDHGNIVEDMQLGIDVALAGYPPLFLPTAKVIGILPQKEQISTQQRKRWEHGHLQTIITQVPTLIKGAMTQLSFPLLSLALELSVPPLSLLVMFWGLTLILTVGGGLLLGIWLPALVLILAGLLLFIAIITAWAKFAQKEIPLKSLILIPVYLLSKVTIYFNFLGKRESQWVKTQRD, from the coding sequence ATGATTTTATTAAAGTTGTTGCTATGGATTCCTACCATTATTATCAGTATTAATATACTGGTGCTATTTATTGAATGTTTAAGCGCCCTTTGGTTTAAAAATAAGGATAATGGGGATAATCAAGCCGTAAATACCGACTATCGTTTAATTATACCTGCTCACAATGAAGCAAGTTGTCTGGGGAAAACCTTAGAGAGTTTAGTTACCCAAGTCAATCAACCTGAACAAATTCTGGTGATTGCTGATAATTGTACTGATGCAACAGCTGTGATCGCTCGGGAATATGGAGTAACTGTAGTAGAAAGATTTAATACAGAAAAGAGGGGTAAAGGTTATGCTTTAGCTTATGGTTTACAACAGTTAGAAGCTAATCCCCCTGAAGTGGTGCTATTTTTTGATGCTGATTGTCTAGTAGGAGAGAATACAGTTAAGGAATTAACCCAAAAAGCGATCGCCACGGGTAAACCGATTCAAGCATTATATTTAATGGAAAAACCAGAACAGCCTACCCCTAAAGATACTATCTCTGCTTTTGCATTTTTGGTCAAAAATTGGGTTCGCCCTTTAGGATTAACTACTTTAGGACTTCCTTGTTTATTAACGGGTACAGGTATGGCGTTTCCTTGGGGGGTAATTAATCAAGTTTCTCTCGACCATGGTAATATCGTAGAAGATATGCAGTTAGGTATTGATGTCGCTTTAGCTGGTTATCCTCCTCTATTTTTACCCACAGCTAAGGTGATAGGAATTTTACCCCAAAAAGAACAAATATCAACTCAACAACGTAAACGTTGGGAACATGGACATTTACAGACGATTATTACTCAAGTTCCTACTTTAATTAAAGGTGCGATGACTCAATTGAGTTTCCCCTTGTTGAGTTTAGCTTTAGAATTAAGTGTACCTCCGTTATCTTTACTAGTAATGTTTTGGGGTTTAACCCTTATTTTGACTGTAGGTGGAGGTTTGCTATTAGGTATCTGGTTACCTGCGCTCGTTTTAATCCTAGCTGGGTTATTGCTGTTTATCGCTATTATCACTGCTTGGGCAAAATTTGCTCAAAAAGAAATACCCTTGAAAAGTTTAATCCTTATTCCTGTTTATCTTCTTTCCAAGGTTACGATTTATTTTAATTTTTTAGGGAAAAGAGAATCTCAATGGGTTAAAACTCAAAGAGATTAA